CCTTCGTACTGATGCAGATGCTTTTCCAGCCAGCCGACGGATTCCGCGTCCAGGTGGTTGGTGGGCTCATCGAGCAAGAGCAAATCGGGCTTGGACAGCAACAACTTGGCCAGAGCCACCCGGCGCTTTTCACCGCCCGAAAGGACGGACACATCGGCATCGCCGGGCGGGCAGCGCAAGGCGTCCATGGCAATCTCGACCGTCCGGTCCAATTCCCAGCCATCGGCGGCGTCGATCTTTTCCTGCAAGTCACCTTGTTCGGTCAGCAGGTTGGTCATCTCGTCGTCTTCCATGGGCTCGGCGAAAGCCATGGAAATCTCGTTGTAGCGGTCCACCCATTGCTTAACCTCGCCCAGACCGGCGGTGACGTTGCCTTGCACATCCAGGTCCGGGTTCAATTCCGGCTCCTGTGCCAGGTAGCCCACTGTCGCCCCATCGGCGACCCAGGCCTCGCCGCCATAATCCTGGTCCAGTCCGGCCATGATCTTCAGCACCGTCGACTTGCCGGCGCCATTGACACCCAGCACGCCGATCTTGGCACCTGGCAAAAATGACAAGGTGAGCCCCTTGAGGATCTCCCGCCCGCCGGGAAAGATCTTGGAGAGGTTCTTCATCACATAGATGTACTGATAAGCCGCCATGGGGAGTCCTCGGAACGCGGATGGGAAATTGCTGTGCGCTTTGTACGGCAGCGGGACCGGAAGGGCAAGCGTAGGGGGAAGACCACCCGCCGGGCCCCCTCAACGGACCGGTCGGGTTTAGGGTTCTCTAATACGGTCCCTTCGCATAAGATCAGCGGCGGATTCGGATATTGGCGGGAAAACAACGGCTAACGCTATGGAATTGGACCTGGATGGCGGGCGCTTGCTGATTTTCCTTGGCGGGTTGTCGCTGTTTCTCATCTTGGAAACCCTCCTGCCCGCTCGCTCATGGCAGGACAGCCGCCTCAAGCGCATCTTCTTTCACGCCTCGGTCGCGGCCTTCAACACCGTTCTCGTGCGTGTGCTGATCTACGTGCCATTTCTGCTGTGGATCGTTTACGTGGAACAGCAAGGCTGGGGCCTTTCTCGTTGGCTGGGGCTGGATGGCTGGCTGGAGATCGTGCTCTCGCTCATCATGCTCGACCTGTTCGACTATTTCTGGCATCGCGCCAACCATCGCCTTCCCTTTCTCTGGCGGTTCCATAAGGCGCACCACGCGGATAACGAGATGGATGTTTCCACCGCCCTGCGCTTTCATCCGGGAGAGCTGTTCCTGTCCTCCCTCGCCAAGGCGTCGTGGGTGCTGATCTGGGGGCCGACGGCCATTGCCTGGTTCGTGTTCGAAGGGTTGATCAGTCTCTGCGCCCAGTTCCACCACAGCAATATCGATCTGCCCGATTCCGTCGAGCGGATTCTCGCCCGCGTCATCGTCACGCCCCGTTTTCATACCTCTCACCATGTGGTGGAGCGGGCCCATGGCGATGCCAATTTCTCGACCATCTTCAGTTTCTGGGATCCCCTGTTCCGAAGCTACAACCAGGTCACCCCGGGTCCGAACGGCAAGCTGGCGGCGGATGCCATCGGGCTGCCCGAAGCCCGGGACCTGACGCTTTCGTACCGGGCCTGGTTCTCGGAACCTTTCATGCGTCGGAACACCGGCTTGCCTGAGTAGGCCGCTAGTGATAATGCGATACACAACCAATCAACCCGGAGGAAAATGAACCATGAAAAAATTTCTGACCCTGTCTTTGCTGTCTTTGGTACTCGTGCCGTTCGTTGCCAATGCCGCCGAGCATGGGGGCACCCCCATGACCAAGAAAGCCACCGCCAGCGAGCATGCGGGTGAAGCGGCGAAGAAGAAGGCCGACGAAGCCTCCGAGCATGCGGGCGAAGCGGCGAAGAGCAAGGCCTCCGAAGCCTCCGAGCACGCGGGCGAAGCGGTGAAGAAGAAGAAGGTCGATGAACATGCGGGCACCCCGGTGAAATAGGACTGGGCGCCATGTCGCGATGCATTGGAATTCTTTTGACTCTGGCCTGGCTGTCCGGCGCCTTTGCCTTGGCGACCGGACCGGCCATCGCGGACGAGGAGAAAAACACGTACTACGCCGAAGACATCAAGGCATCGATGAAGAAACACATCCAAGCCAAGGTAGATGACGACGGCGTATTCCATATGCTCGATGATAAAACCGGGGAAACGCTGGCGTTGAAGTTCGTCCAGATCCATGACCCGGTGAGACAGATCGGTACTGATATCTATTTTGCCTGCACCGATTTCCACGTGGTAGGCGAACCGGACAAGCTCTACGATCTCGATTTCTGGATGAATGACAAGACCGGAGAATTGAAGGTCTTCCAATCCAAGGTCCATAAGGAGCCTCGGAAGTCGTGGCTTTATGGGTGGTACAAGCAGCCGCGCTATACCTTCGTCAATGACGAGATCGAGTACTTGTACTGATCATGACATCCGCCCCTCGTTGCGCAAGGCCCCGCCAAACGGTGGGGCCTTTTTGCTTAATGCGGACAATGGAACGAAAGGCTCTCCCGCTTTCCGCCTCAACCCTTGTCAGGAACGACGATTGCCGCCCATTGGGGGCTATAAATGGCCCTCCACCCAAGCCAGCAAATGGTTCAGGCTCATGGCCCCCGCTTCCCGAGCGATTTCTTTTCCGTCCTTGAAAAGCACCATGGTGGGCAGGCCGCGGATGCCATGGCGCCCGGCCAGGGCCTGTTCCTCGTCGGTATCCACCTTGGCCAGGCGGACCCGGGGCTCCAGGTGCCCGGCGGCCTGGGCAAACAGGGGCTCCATGCGGATACAAGGAGCGCACCAATCGGCGAAGAAATCCACCAGCACCGGCAGGTCACAAGCCTCGATATGGGCGTCGAAGGAATCGCCGGTGAGAAGAATGGGCTTGCCAGGAAACAGCGGCTTGTCACAGGCGGCGCAGACATTGCCCTTGGCCGGTTTATGGTGCAGTTGAGTGGTCTCCCCGCAATGGGGGCAAACGATGCGATGATGGTCGGACATGGGTGCCTCTGGTTCCTTTTTTCGCCGATGGTGCTTATATGTGTCCCAACGGCGCCCGGTAAAGGGCCATCCTGATTCACCTAGGCACGGAGATCCAACCATGTATATCGCCATGAACCGCTTCCGAATCGCCCTCGGGCGCGGCGCCGACTTTGAAAAGGTCTGGGCCGAACGGGACAGTCATCTGAAAGAGGTGCCCGGATTCGTCGAGTTCAACCTGCTCAAGGGCCCGGAAGCCGAGGATCATGTGCTTTATGCCTCCCATACCATCTGGGACTCCTATCAGGCGTTCGAAGACTGGACCAAGTCGGAAGCCTTCCGTCAGGCCCATGCGGGCGCTGGAGGCAATCGCGATCTTTATTTGGGGCCGCCGCAGTTCGAGGGTTTCGAGTCGGTGCAGAAGGTGAAATGAGCCGCCTGGACAGCTTCATCCGCCGCATGACGGCCCAGCGCGACTGCCTGAACCGGGCGGCGGCGCTGATCGCCGACATCCCCGGGCCGGTACTGGAACTGGGCCTGGGCAATGGTCGCACTTATGATCATCTGCGGACTTTGTTTCCCGAGCGGGAGGTTTTCGTGTTTGAGATCAAGGTGGCGGCACATCCGGACTGCATCCCCGACGCCGATCACCTGCTGTTGGGGGATTTCCGCGACACTGTCCCGAGAGCGATCCTCCCCTCTCCGGCTGCCTTGGTTCATGCGGACGTGGGATCGGGGCGCCCGAAGGAAGACGGGGAACTGGCCCGCTTTCTCGGCGAACACCTGCAACCGTTGCTGCGACCCGACGGCCTGATTGTCTGTGATCAGGATCTGGCGCCGCAGGGATGGCGGAAACAACCACTACCCCAGGGCATCGCCCCCGACCGCTATCATATTTACCAACGCTAGGAGACAGTCCATGGCCGGATGTGCCGGACCCTATACCCGGGTCTTTTTTGAAGAAAAAGACGCCGCCCGCTGCCAGAAACTGGCCAGTTCCCTGAGTGATCATGGTCTGGAAGCCGCCGACCTGCGACTGCCGCCGGGGGATGCCGGTCTCGATGACTTGGCTTGCGATATCGTCTTCCGTGACCCGGAGACGCCCGGCGAAAGCTGGACCTTGCGCGTGGCCAAGTTCCTTGGCCCAAAAAAAATGCTGCGCTGGACCCATGTGTATGAAGTCACCTTGCAACGACGCGGTGATGATGATGACGACACCGCTTGGCAGGGCCACCTCTACGCCGATAAGCTGGACCGGCTATTCAAACGGCTGTGGGAAGCCTATCCCCTTATCAAACACGGGCGCCCGGTGGCCGATCTGGTCGCCCCCGAGGATTCCCACATGACCCGCATTGACCTCTGTAATGAATGAGTTAGTTGGGCAGCAATCCGGGCCCTGGTTTCCGGTACGCCAGCTCCCGAACCGCATCAAGCACCGCTTTCCAAGTGGCGCTACCCTCGAAATCCCGGGCTTCCAACAGTTCGTTGGCCCGCTTCTGGGCATGGCGCCGCGCCTCCTTCGGCCCCTGTTCGTCGATCAGCCGCGCGGCCGTGCGGTAAGCTTCGCCGGGTAGTCTGGTCATGAATGCTCTGTCCTCTTCCTTCGATCCGGCGGCCAGGGTGCTCTATCAGGATTCCCTGGTCATGGTGCTCGACAAACCGGCGGGCCTGCCGGTGCATGGCGGCCCCGCGGGCGACGACAACCTGGAGTCCCATTTAGGCCTTCTGCGGTTCGGATACAAGGAGACACCGGCCCTGGCCCATCGTCTGGACCGCGACACCGCCGGATGCCTGATTCTGGGCCGCAATCACCGGGCCCTACGCAAATTGGGCAGGCTGTTTGAGCAAAGAAAGATCCGCAAAACATACTGGGCCGTGGTGACCGGCGCCCCCACGCCGCCGGAGGGCATTATAGATCGACCGATCAAAAAACTCTCCACCAAGGGAAGTGGCTGGCGCATGGTGACGGCAGCCGATGGTCAACGGGCCGTGTCTGCTTACCAAACTCTGGGCAGATCCGATGATGGCCTGGCCTGGCTGGAACTGAATCCCCGCACGGGCCGCACCCACCAGATCCGCGTCCATTGCGCGGCGGTGGGTTGCCCGATCATGGGAGATGAGCAATATGGAACCCCGGGTCCGACCCTCCATCTCTTGGCCCGGGCCATCGAAATACCGTTGTTCGAGGATCGTCCGCCGATCCGCGTCAGCGCCCCGGCGCCGCCGCATATGCAGGACGCGCTGAAGGCCTGTGGCTGGAAATCATGAGTTTTTGTCGATGGCGGCCTTGAGCCCCTTGAGCAACTGCCGCCCCACATCACCACCATCGCCCGAGATCTTCTCGCGGATCACCGCCCGCATGGTATCGATATGGGCCTTGACGATCTCCACCGCCTTGTCGTCCTCGTTGCAGCCCGCGCCGGTGGTATTGAACAGGCCCTTGGCAACAATGGTCACCAGCGGATAGCCGAAAGTGCCGCCTTGCCCGCGCAATTCCAGCGCCAACAGGTTGATCTTTTCGAAATGGGCGGTGCGGCCGCCTTTCTGTCCCAGGGCCTCGGCGCACAGATCCGACAGCTGGGTCAGGTAGTCCAAGGCCCAAGTGGAAAAGTCCAGCTTCGCCCGTTCGAGCTTTTCTTCCGCCTTGTCCAACAGGTCCGCCGGGAACTCGCCCGGTCCCGAATCACCCATGCCGCCCGCCTTGTCCTTCAGGCTATTGGGCAACTTGAACATCCAGACTCCGGAGTCTTCCTTCTTTGGCTGACGCATGTCCTTGGCGCCATAGACCATGGTAATATCCGATTCCTCGGTGGCGCGCCGCTCATCGCCGCCCGGCGCCGATCCGTAGCGCTGCCGCCGCCGGTCCGGTCCGAAATAGGTGTTGGTCATGACAAACGGGCGTGGATAGTCAATCACTTCAAGGATTTTTTTGTAGACCGATCCCACCGAATAGGGCTTGGCAAGAAACTCTGTCACCCCCATGTCGCGACAGGATTCCACGTACTTGCGGTCCGCCGCGCCGGAAATCATCAGGACGGGCATGAATCGATTGGGGGATTCCTTGGCCGAGCGCAGCCAGCGCAACAAAAGCAGACCATTGATCGGGGTCATGACCAGATCGGTAATGACAATATCCACATTGGTGCCGCCGACGGCCTGATGCCCGACCCGCATGGTCTTGAAATACTCGATGGCTGCTTCGCCGTTTTTGGCCGCGACGATATTCCTGAAGCCCAGCTGACGCAAAAGGTCTTCCATGGTGAAACGCATGAAGTCGTTATCTTCCACAAGGAAGACGCTAACCGTTTCGAGGTCGTATACAGCCAATTCAGGCTCTCCCAAGCAATTCCATTGCCGGCGACTTTTTTGAATGCCACACTCTTGTAGCGCAGAAACACGCGTATTGACAACCGACCTCAGGCTGTGTCCACCCCTTGCACCAGACCTTTGGGGGCGCTATTGTCCGTCCCCTATCCGAGCTTTGAGGGAGTGATCGAGAATGTCCGACACCGGAGGCATCGCCGCCGACCGCCTGCGCAGTTTCGTGGAGCGCATCGAACGGCTGGAAGAAGAAAAAACGGCCCTCGCCGCGGACGTCAAGGAAGTCTATTCCGAAGCCAAAGGCTCGGGCTTTGACACCAAGATCATTCGCCAGATCATCCGGCTGCGAAAGATGGACCAGTCCGACCGCCGCGAAGCCGAAGAGCTTCTCGATCTCTACAAAGCTGCCCTGGACATGGAATAGACGCTACTTCAAAACCTCCCACAGAGCGGCGGGATCCTCGGTAAACACCCACTTGGGCCGGGCTGGACGAATAGCCCAGAAACCCTGCTCTATTTCCGCCTCCAACTGTCCGGGGCCCCACCCGGCATAGCCAAACAGCAATCGACTCGGCTTTGGCGGCTCCCGCCGTGTCAGACTCTGTAGCGTCAGGCGATCCTTGCTGAGGTAGACCCCGGGAA
The sequence above is drawn from the Magnetospira sp. QH-2 genome and encodes:
- a CDS encoding RluA family pseudouridine synthase, producing MNALSSSFDPAARVLYQDSLVMVLDKPAGLPVHGGPAGDDNLESHLGLLRFGYKETPALAHRLDRDTAGCLILGRNHRALRKLGRLFEQRKIRKTYWAVVTGAPTPPEGIIDRPIKKLSTKGSGWRMVTAADGQRAVSAYQTLGRSDDGLAWLELNPRTGRTHQIRVHCAAVGCPIMGDEQYGTPGPTLHLLARAIEIPLFEDRPPIRVSAPAPPHMQDALKACGWKS
- a CDS encoding response regulator, which encodes MAVYDLETVSVFLVEDNDFMRFTMEDLLRQLGFRNIVAAKNGEAAIEYFKTMRVGHQAVGGTNVDIVITDLVMTPINGLLLLRWLRSAKESPNRFMPVLMISGAADRKYVESCRDMGVTEFLAKPYSVGSVYKKILEVIDYPRPFVMTNTYFGPDRRRQRYGSAPGGDERRATEESDITMVYGAKDMRQPKKEDSGVWMFKLPNSLKDKAGGMGDSGPGEFPADLLDKAEEKLERAKLDFSTWALDYLTQLSDLCAEALGQKGGRTAHFEKINLLALELRGQGGTFGYPLVTIVAKGLFNTTGAGCNEDDKAVEIVKAHIDTMRAVIREKISGDGGDVGRQLLKGLKAAIDKNS
- a CDS encoding DUF2312 domain-containing protein, whose protein sequence is MSDTGGIAADRLRSFVERIERLEEEKTALAADVKEVYSEAKGSGFDTKIIRQIIRLRKMDQSDRREAEELLDLYKAALDME
- a CDS encoding sterol desaturase family protein, whose product is MELDLDGGRLLIFLGGLSLFLILETLLPARSWQDSRLKRIFFHASVAAFNTVLVRVLIYVPFLLWIVYVEQQGWGLSRWLGLDGWLEIVLSLIMLDLFDYFWHRANHRLPFLWRFHKAHHADNEMDVSTALRFHPGELFLSSLAKASWVLIWGPTAIAWFVFEGLISLCAQFHHSNIDLPDSVERILARVIVTPRFHTSHHVVERAHGDANFSTIFSFWDPLFRSYNQVTPGPNGKLAADAIGLPEARDLTLSYRAWFSEPFMRRNTGLPE
- a CDS encoding co-chaperone YbbN, coding for MSDHHRIVCPHCGETTQLHHKPAKGNVCAACDKPLFPGKPILLTGDSFDAHIEACDLPVLVDFFADWCAPCIRMEPLFAQAAGHLEPRVRLAKVDTDEEQALAGRHGIRGLPTMVLFKDGKEIAREAGAMSLNHLLAWVEGHL
- a CDS encoding class I SAM-dependent methyltransferase, giving the protein MSRLDSFIRRMTAQRDCLNRAAALIADIPGPVLELGLGNGRTYDHLRTLFPEREVFVFEIKVAAHPDCIPDADHLLLGDFRDTVPRAILPSPAALVHADVGSGRPKEDGELARFLGEHLQPLLRPDGLIVCDQDLAPQGWRKQPLPQGIAPDRYHIYQR
- a CDS encoding antibiotic biosynthesis monooxygenase gives rise to the protein MYIAMNRFRIALGRGADFEKVWAERDSHLKEVPGFVEFNLLKGPEAEDHVLYASHTIWDSYQAFEDWTKSEAFRQAHAGAGGNRDLYLGPPQFEGFESVQKVK